The genomic window AGGTCGTCATACAGGCGCGACTCCGGGCTGATCCGGGCCGGCTCGATCTCGAAGCTGTCGGTCAGGATGCGGACGATGCGCTCGAACAGTTCATTCTTGGTCATGGCAGTTCCTGGCGCCTTACGACTGGCGGGCGGCGACGAACTCGCCGAGCGCACGCACGCTGGAGAAATGGCGACGGGTTTCTTCCGAATCGGCGGATAGGCTGACACCGTACTTCTTCTGCAGCGCCAGGCCCAGTTCCAGCGCATCGATCGAATCCAGGCCCAGCCCTTCAACGAACAACGGCGCCGTCGGATCGATGTCCTCCGGGGTGATGTCCTCCAGCGAAAGCGAGGAAATGATCAATTCCTTGATCTCGTGCTCAAGTGCTTGCACGGGTCGGATCTCCAGACAGGTCGAAATAACGAGTGAGGTGGTCGGTGACGCGACGGGCTGCCAAGGCATCCCCCCTTGGCGAGTCATCTTCGGCCAGGAACGGCGCGATCGGGATATCTTCGCCGATCTGCAGCTGAACGTGAAAGCGACGTGAGGGCACACGATACCACTTCTGGCCCTTGGTCAGCGTCGGAGGGGTGCAGGTGATGCGCACCGGGGTGATGTCCAGGCGGCCGCGCACGGCGATGTTGGCGGCCCCGCGCTGCAGCCGCGGCGGCTGTCCCGGCACGCTGCGGGTGCCTTCCGGGAAGATGACCAGGGTACCGCCGGCGTGCACCGCCGCCACGCAGTCATCGACCAGGCCGGCGCCGTCATCATTGGCGATGTAGCCGGCCGCGCGCACCGGGCCACGCATGAACGGATTGCAGGCCACCGCGCGCTTGACCACGCAGTCGGCGTTGGGCAGCAGGGCGATCAGGCACACCACGTCGATCAGGGTCGGGTGGTTGGCCAGCACCAGCAGGCCATCACGGTGCAGGCGTTCGCGCCCCTCGACCTGCAGCGTCATCACCCCCAGCCGGCGCATCAGCCAGACGTGGCTGGCGAAGGCGCACTGGACCACGCGGCGGGCGCGGCGGCGGCGGGCGACCGGGTCGCGCATCAGCAGCAGCACCGGCATCACCAGCACGCCCAGCAGCAGCCCGCCCACGCCGAAGGCAGCGAAACTCAGGCCGGTGCCGAACACCCGCCAGGCATGGTCGAGGCGGCGCAGCGCCTCAGCCACGGCGCCGCCAGCACCAGCGTTGGCCCTGGGTCACATGGGTCAGCTGCGGGTCGGCCGAGAGCAGGAACCGGTGCAGGTCCAGCGCGTGCGGCAGCAGGCCCGGGACGGTCGGCGCCGCGTCGGTCGCGGCCTGCCAGTGCAGCGACAGATCAGTGCCATCGGCGCTGCCCGGCGCCGCCAGACGCCAGCACCAGGCGAAGAACGGGTCGGGTTCGTCGGCGAAACCGGCATAAACGTCGGGCAATGGCGACTCATAGACCACCACACGCACTTCGCGCGCGCCGTCAGCCAGCAGGCCGACCGCTTCCAGGCAGGCCGCCTCCACCGTGGCCTGGCCGGCGGACAGCGCAAGGTAATTGCCGCGATGGCCGCGGGCGATCGAATACAGCGCGGCGATCGCGTTGTGCACCGACAGACCGAACCCGGTCGGCGACAGCGGCTCGTCGGCCGCCAGCGATCCCAGCAGGTCCATCGAACGGGCCACGTCGCCATGGCGGCTGGCGAACACCAGCGGCACCTGGCTGTCGGCGCCCTGCCCGTCCTCGCACCAGCAGGCGGTCTGGATCGCCATGCGCCCCAGCCGCTCGATGCGGCGCCGCTGCATGGCCGGCACTTCGGCCAGCGCCGGAGCGCCCTCACCATGCGGCAGGAACGGTGCGTCGGCCCAGCCCCGCCATTGGCTGCGCTCGTTCAGCCCAGGCGCCCAGGCGGCCCAGTCGACAACGGAGAATTCGATCATTACCGGTGATGTTTCGATGGGCGAACGATAGGCACGAGCCATGATGGCGATACGCGGCAGCCCCCCATTCCTGCAGCCACGCATCCGTCCAGGACGTCGCCGGCCGCCCCCCTGGCTGCCGGAAAGGTGCGCACGCTAGCACGTCCGACGCGGGGATGACATGTTTCACAAAGCCCAACGGGGAACGGTCACCGGCCGCTCCCCGTCACCGCGCGTGGCGGCGTGTGGATCAGTGGTAGCCGGCGTCGGCGCGCACCTTGCCGCGGAAGACCCGGTAGGACCAGGCCGTGTAGCCCAGGATGACCGGCAGCAGCACCACCAGCCCGACCAGGGTGAAGCCCAGCGACGATTCCGGCGCCGCGGCCTGCCACAGGGTCATCGACGGCGGCAGCAGGTACGGCCACATGCCCAGCACCAGGCCGGCGAAGCCGAGCACGAACAGGGCCAGACTGAGCAGGAACGGGGGCAGGTCACGGCGCGGGTGGGTGGCACTGCGCCACAACGCGACCGCCACCGCCAGGGTCAGCAGCGGCACCGGCGACAGCCACCAGAAATTGCCGTCGCTGAACCAGCGCGCCATCAGCCGCGAATCGAGGAAGGGCAGCCAGCTGCTGACCAGCCCCATCGCCGCGATCACCGCCACCACCAGCGGACGGGTCATCTGCCGCGCCAGCGCCTGCACGCGGCCCTCGGTCTTGAGGATCAGCCAGGTGCTGCCCAGCAGCGCATAGCCGGCCACCAGCGCGGCGCCGGTCAGCATCGCGAACGGGCTGAACCAGCCGAACGCGCCGCCCTGGTAGACCCCATCGACCAGCCGCAGGCCCTGCACCAGCGTGCCCAGGATCACGCCCTGGGCGAACGTGGCCAGCACCGAACCCAGTCCAAAGGCGACGCTCCACACCCGCCGCGAGCGGTGCGCCTTGAAGCGGAACTCGAACGCCACGCCGCGGAACACCAGTGCCACCACCAGCAGCAGTACCGGCAGGTACAGCGCCGACAGCAGTACCGCGTAGGCCTTGGGGAACGCCGCCAGCAGGCCGGCACCGCCCAGCACCAGCCAGGTCTCGTTGCCGTCCCAGATCGGCGCGGCGGTGTTCATCATCAGGTCCAGCTGTTCCTCGTCCTCGGCGAACGGGGCGAGGATGCCGATGCCGAGCACGAAGCCATCCAGCACCACGTACATCAGCACGCCGAAGCCGATCACCGCGAACCACGCCACCGGCAGCCAGGTCATCAGGTCCATGTCAGCGCTCCTCCAGCGGTTCGTCGGCCGCCGACAACGGGCGCGCCGGGGTGTGGCTGCCATGGTCCAGCGACGGTCCCTGGTCGTAGGGCTGCGGCCCGTGGCGCAGGATCTTCACCAGATACCAGATACCCCAGCCGAACACGAAGGCGTAGCCGACCACGTAGACGCCCAGCGACAGCGCGGTCATCCACGCGCTCTGCGGGCCGACCGCATCGGCGGTGCGCAGCACGCCATGCACCACCCACGGCTGGCGCCCCATCTCGGTGACGAACCAGCCCGACAGCAGCGCGATGAAGCCGCTGGGCAGCATCCAGTTCCAGCCACGCAGCAGCCACGGCGAATCGAGCAGCTTCCTGCGCCACAACTGGAAGGCCGAGACCCAGGCCAGCAGCAGCATCAGCGTGCCCAGCCCGACCATGATGCGGAAGGCGAAGAACACCGGCGTCACCGGTGGCCGCTCGCTGGCGGGTACCGAGGTGAGCGGATCGAAGGTACCGTCCAGGCTGTGGGTGAGGATCACGCTGCCCAGCTTCGGGATCGCCACTTCGAAATCGTTGCGCTCTTCCTTTTCGTTGGGCAGTGCGAACACCACCAGCGGCACGCCCTCGCCTTCCTTGGTTTCATGCCAGTGCGCTTCCATCGCCGCGATCTTCATCGGCTGGTGCTTGAGCGTGTTCAGGCCATGCATGTCGCCGACGAAGATCTGCACCGGTACGGTCAGCGCGGCGAACGCCACCGCCGCGATCAGCATGCGGCGGCCGGCTTCCACGTGCGTGCCCCTGCGCAGGTACCACGCGCCGACGCCACCGATCACGAAACAGGTGGTGATGAACGAGCCCAGCGCCATGTGCGCCAGGCGGTACGGGAACGAGGGATTGAACACCACCTGCCACCAGTCCACCGGATGCACGATGCCGTTGACCATCTCGTAGCCGGCCGGGGTGTGCAGCCAGCTGTTGGACGACAGGATCCAGAACGTGGAGAACAGCGTGCCCAGCGCCACCATGCAGGTGGACAGGAAATGCAGCCGCGGCGAGAC from Stenotrophomonas sp. 704A1 includes these protein-coding regions:
- a CDS encoding phosphopantetheine-binding protein, yielding MQALEHEIKELIISSLSLEDITPEDIDPTAPLFVEGLGLDSIDALELGLALQKKYGVSLSADSEETRRHFSSVRALGEFVAARQS
- a CDS encoding lysophospholipid acyltransferase family protein is translated as MAEALRRLDHAWRVFGTGLSFAAFGVGGLLLGVLVMPVLLLMRDPVARRRRARRVVQCAFASHVWLMRRLGVMTLQVEGRERLHRDGLLVLANHPTLIDVVCLIALLPNADCVVKRAVACNPFMRGPVRAAGYIANDDGAGLVDDCVAAVHAGGTLVIFPEGTRSVPGQPPRLQRGAANIAVRGRLDITPVRITCTPPTLTKGQKWYRVPSRRFHVQLQIGEDIPIAPFLAEDDSPRGDALAARRVTDHLTRYFDLSGDPTRAST
- a CDS encoding beta-ketoacyl synthase chain length factor → MIEFSVVDWAAWAPGLNERSQWRGWADAPFLPHGEGAPALAEVPAMQRRRIERLGRMAIQTACWCEDGQGADSQVPLVFASRHGDVARSMDLLGSLAADEPLSPTGFGLSVHNAIAALYSIARGHRGNYLALSAGQATVEAACLEAVGLLADGAREVRVVVYESPLPDVYAGFADEPDPFFAWCWRLAAPGSADGTDLSLHWQAATDAAPTVPGLLPHALDLHRFLLSADPQLTHVTQGQRWCWRRRG
- the cydB gene encoding cytochrome d ubiquinol oxidase subunit II translates to MDLMTWLPVAWFAVIGFGVLMYVVLDGFVLGIGILAPFAEDEEQLDLMMNTAAPIWDGNETWLVLGGAGLLAAFPKAYAVLLSALYLPVLLLVVALVFRGVAFEFRFKAHRSRRVWSVAFGLGSVLATFAQGVILGTLVQGLRLVDGVYQGGAFGWFSPFAMLTGAALVAGYALLGSTWLILKTEGRVQALARQMTRPLVVAVIAAMGLVSSWLPFLDSRLMARWFSDGNFWWLSPVPLLTLAVAVALWRSATHPRRDLPPFLLSLALFVLGFAGLVLGMWPYLLPPSMTLWQAAAPESSLGFTLVGLVVLLPVILGYTAWSYRVFRGKVRADAGYH
- a CDS encoding cytochrome ubiquinol oxidase subunit I; translation: MDALLLSRIQFGFVISFHVLFPAFTIGTASWLAFIEWRWLRTKLPVWRELYFFWQKIFAVSFGMGVVSGIVMAFQFGTNWPRLSEVAGTVIGPLLTYEVLTAFFLEASFLGVMMFGWGRVSPRLHFLSTCMVALGTLFSTFWILSSNSWLHTPAGYEMVNGIVHPVDWWQVVFNPSFPYRLAHMALGSFITTCFVIGGVGAWYLRRGTHVEAGRRMLIAAVAFAALTVPVQIFVGDMHGLNTLKHQPMKIAAMEAHWHETKEGEGVPLVVFALPNEKEERNDFEVAIPKLGSVILTHSLDGTFDPLTSVPASERPPVTPVFFAFRIMVGLGTLMLLLAWVSAFQLWRRKLLDSPWLLRGWNWMLPSGFIALLSGWFVTEMGRQPWVVHGVLRTADAVGPQSAWMTALSLGVYVVGYAFVFGWGIWYLVKILRHGPQPYDQGPSLDHGSHTPARPLSAADEPLEER